A part of Propioniciclava coleopterorum genomic DNA contains:
- a CDS encoding NAD(P)-binding domain-containing protein yields MRTSGQSGGTLAAVGSVVTEGGSSVGAAREGCGSLRGCWGVTTIGFSGSGHIGSQLARLAVAQGYDVMMSNSRGPPSVAALVAEFGPTHGPRPRLRKLTSPNSTPRRSGRPRLSMALPDCATGTHPTTPNAQCRSEVGQRHR; encoded by the coding sequence ATGAGGACGTCGGGACAATCGGGAGGGACATTGGCCGCCGTTGGGTCGGTCGTGACTGAGGGCGGGTCGAGTGTCGGTGCCGCGCGGGAAGGCTGCGGTTCATTGCGTGGCTGCTGGGGCGTGACGACGATCGGTTTCAGCGGTTCCGGACACATCGGCTCGCAACTGGCTCGGCTCGCGGTGGCGCAGGGCTACGACGTGATGATGAGCAACTCCCGGGGCCCGCCATCGGTTGCGGCGTTGGTCGCCGAGTTCGGCCCCACGCATGGGCCGCGACCCCGGCTGAGGAAGCTGACGTCGCCGAACTCGACTCCGAGGCGGAGTGGACGCCCCCGCCTGTCAATGGCCCTCCCGGACTGCGCTACCGGGACGCACCCCACGACACCGAACGCGCAGTGTCGTAGCGAGGTCGGTCAGCGCCACAGGTGA